In Acaryochloris marina S15, a single genomic region encodes these proteins:
- a CDS encoding amino acid ABC transporter substrate-binding protein, which translates to MIRKISFLCAGLLVALALGSCSSSESAGGRLQQVLAQKKVRCGISGELPGFSFVDEKGNYSGLDVDICRAIAAALFDDPDAVEYRPLNAKERFAAVQTGEVDVLSRNTTWTLDRDSSVRMAFASVVFYDGQRIMVKADSGIKTLKDFKNRTVCTQTGTTNEKNLKDQMRKRKVDYKLVVYEDINSAYAAYAEGRCDGVTSDRSQLISRRTSLPKPNSHTILDEVLSKEPLAPAVADGDVEWADVVRWVVNATIEAEELGIQQDNLASFAESDDPVVKRFLGIEEDLGASLGLTPDFAARVVKHVGNYGEIYDRNLGPNTKLNVPRGENQLWTKGGLLYSPPFR; encoded by the coding sequence ATGATCAGAAAAATTTCTTTTCTCTGTGCAGGTCTTCTGGTGGCATTGGCCCTGGGAAGCTGTAGTAGTTCTGAATCCGCCGGAGGCCGATTGCAGCAAGTTTTAGCCCAGAAAAAGGTGCGCTGCGGTATCAGCGGCGAGTTGCCGGGCTTTAGCTTTGTGGATGAAAAAGGCAATTATTCAGGACTAGATGTGGATATCTGTCGTGCGATCGCAGCTGCGTTATTTGATGATCCTGATGCGGTGGAGTATCGTCCTCTAAATGCCAAAGAACGATTTGCCGCAGTTCAAACTGGGGAGGTGGATGTTCTCAGCCGGAATACGACCTGGACCCTTGATCGAGATAGTTCAGTGCGGATGGCATTTGCATCTGTGGTGTTTTATGACGGCCAGCGCATAATGGTCAAAGCGGATAGCGGTATCAAGACTCTCAAAGATTTCAAAAATCGGACGGTTTGCACTCAGACCGGCACCACCAACGAAAAGAATTTAAAGGATCAAATGCGGAAGCGCAAGGTGGACTATAAGCTTGTGGTTTACGAAGATATTAATTCTGCCTATGCCGCCTATGCAGAAGGTCGTTGCGATGGTGTGACCTCTGATCGGTCCCAGCTCATCTCCCGCCGAACCTCACTGCCAAAGCCTAATAGTCATACCATTCTGGATGAGGTCTTATCTAAAGAACCCCTCGCACCTGCTGTTGCAGATGGGGATGTGGAGTGGGCTGATGTGGTCCGCTGGGTGGTCAATGCCACAATTGAAGCAGAAGAGTTGGGCATTCAACAAGATAATTTGGCGTCTTTTGCCGAAAGTGATGATCCCGTTGTTAAGCGCTTCTTGGGCATTGAGGAAGACCTAGGAGCCAGCTTAGGTTTGACCCCAGATTTTGCTGCCCGAGTGGTCAAGCATGTGGGTAACTACGGTGAAATTTACGATCGCAACTTGGGTCCTAATACTAAACTGAATGTGCCGAGAGGCGAGAATCAACTGTGGACTAAAGGGGGATTGTTATACTCTCCTCCATTTCGTTAG
- a CDS encoding TIGR03279 family radical SAM protein, whose protein sequence is MSKSSVQPALISAVVPDSIAAEVGFEPGDRLVSINGDVPRDLIDYRFLCADEYLTLEVLDAAGRPHQVEIEKDFDSELGLEFETALFDGLIQCNNHCPFCFIDQKPPGLRSSLYLKDDDYRLSFLYGSYLTLTNIPPHEWDRIEAMRLSPLYVSVHATHPDVRIRLLKNLRAGQILDQLQWFQQRRLQIHAQVVVCPGINDGEILQQTILDLAQFHQSEVPAVASIAVVPVGLTRFRPPEDELKPVEPTDATAVIHLVQQLQAQFQNQFGTTFAWLADEWFLIAGQDLPSESHYEEYPQIDNGVGSIRQFLSQFDQAATSLPSHIPAGKDLTWVVGNTVEKAFRPIVQRLNQVQGLTVTLAPLRSDYWGQTMTVTGLLTGQDILSGLRHQPLGDGLLLPTLMLKYGTTQFLDDMTVAELSDELDVPIGLIQGGAEDVIRACLQQ, encoded by the coding sequence ATGAGTAAGTCATCAGTTCAGCCAGCTTTAATTTCAGCGGTGGTCCCCGATTCGATCGCAGCAGAAGTGGGATTTGAACCGGGCGATCGCCTGGTGTCCATTAATGGCGACGTGCCCCGGGATCTCATTGACTATCGCTTTCTCTGCGCGGATGAATACCTGACCCTTGAGGTCTTGGATGCGGCAGGTCGCCCCCATCAGGTCGAAATTGAAAAAGATTTTGATTCTGAACTGGGACTGGAGTTTGAGACGGCCCTTTTTGATGGGCTGATTCAGTGTAATAATCACTGTCCCTTTTGCTTTATCGATCAAAAGCCTCCTGGTTTGCGATCCAGTCTTTATCTCAAGGATGACGATTATCGCCTCAGCTTTCTGTACGGCAGTTATTTAACCCTGACCAATATCCCCCCCCATGAATGGGACCGCATTGAGGCGATGCGCTTGTCTCCCCTCTACGTGTCTGTGCATGCGACTCATCCAGATGTGCGCATACGGCTGCTGAAAAATCTCCGGGCAGGCCAAATTCTGGACCAACTGCAGTGGTTCCAGCAGCGACGACTCCAAATTCATGCTCAAGTTGTGGTTTGCCCTGGCATCAATGATGGTGAAATCTTGCAGCAAACCATCCTGGATTTGGCTCAATTCCATCAGTCTGAGGTGCCTGCAGTTGCTTCAATCGCTGTTGTTCCTGTGGGCCTCACCCGATTTCGCCCGCCAGAAGATGAGTTGAAGCCGGTTGAACCAACAGATGCTACAGCAGTGATTCATCTAGTTCAGCAGCTACAGGCCCAGTTTCAAAATCAGTTTGGGACAACCTTTGCTTGGCTAGCGGATGAGTGGTTTTTAATTGCGGGACAAGATCTGCCGTCTGAGAGCCATTATGAAGAATATCCGCAAATTGATAATGGTGTGGGTTCAATTCGGCAATTTCTGTCCCAGTTTGATCAGGCGGCTACATCCTTGCCTTCCCATATCCCCGCTGGGAAGGACTTGACCTGGGTTGTGGGTAATACGGTAGAAAAGGCTTTTCGGCCCATCGTGCAGCGGTTGAATCAAGTCCAAGGCCTAACGGTGACTCTGGCTCCCCTCCGTAGTGATTATTGGGGGCAAACGATGACCGTGACGGGACTTTTGACCGGGCAAGATATTTTGTCGGGTTTGCGCCATCAACCCTTGGGGGATGGATTGCTCTTACCGACCTTAATGCTGAAGTATGGGACCACTCAATTCCTGGATGATATGACTGTAGCGGAGTTGTCTGATGAATTGGACGTTCCGATCGGGCTCATTCAAGGGGGTGCCGAGGATGTTATTCGCGCTTGTCTTCAGCAATGA
- the argF gene encoding ornithine carbamoyltransferase, producing the protein MSTDTASLKGRDLLGLADLTSPEMYGLLELAAQIKAGQVKPHCPKVLGLLFTKASTRTRVSFSVGMYRLGGQVIDLRPDATQVGRGEPLEDTARVLDRYLDVLAIRTYEQQDLSTFANYASIPVINALTDLEHPCQIFADLLTLQEAFGQLEGLTLTYLGDGNNVAHSLLLGCALVGVNIRVATPPDYQPLPDFVEKAKILAGDRSSVLITTDPQEAVDGAHALYTDVWASMGQEDLASNRIPIFQPYQVNESLLAKADTKAIVLHCLPAHRGEEITADVIEGAQSRVWDQAENRLHTQQALLASILGAKID; encoded by the coding sequence ATGTCTACCGATACTGCAAGTCTTAAAGGGAGAGATCTGCTAGGTTTAGCAGACTTAACGAGCCCAGAAATGTATGGTTTGTTGGAGCTGGCGGCTCAAATCAAGGCGGGGCAGGTCAAACCCCATTGTCCCAAGGTATTGGGTTTGCTGTTTACTAAGGCTTCTACTCGCACCCGGGTCAGCTTTTCTGTCGGCATGTACCGTCTAGGGGGTCAGGTGATTGATCTGAGACCGGATGCCACCCAGGTGGGGCGGGGTGAGCCGTTAGAAGATACGGCTAGAGTCTTAGATCGCTACTTAGACGTACTGGCGATTCGCACCTATGAGCAGCAGGATTTGAGTACCTTTGCGAACTATGCTTCGATTCCTGTGATTAATGCCCTGACAGATTTAGAACATCCTTGTCAGATCTTTGCGGATTTACTCACTCTACAAGAGGCGTTTGGGCAGCTAGAAGGATTGACTCTCACCTATTTGGGGGATGGCAACAATGTCGCCCATTCCCTGCTGTTGGGATGTGCCCTAGTCGGGGTAAATATTCGAGTAGCCACCCCTCCGGACTATCAGCCCCTCCCTGATTTTGTTGAGAAAGCTAAGATACTGGCGGGCGATCGCAGTTCCGTACTGATCACCACCGACCCCCAAGAAGCCGTCGATGGGGCTCATGCCCTCTATACCGATGTCTGGGCCAGTATGGGCCAAGAAGATTTGGCCAGCAACCGGATTCCCATCTTTCAGCCCTATCAAGTGAACGAGTCCCTCTTGGCTAAGGCGGATACCAAGGCCATTGTGCTCCACTGCCTTCCTGCCCATCGAGGAGAAGAGATTACAGCAGACGTAATCGAAGGGGCACAGTCCCGAGTGTGGGATCAGGCAGAGAATCGTCTGCATACTCAGCAAGCCCTGCTAGCTAGCATATTAGGCGCTAAGATCGACTGA
- a CDS encoding AI-2E family transporter: protein MDKPNYFHWWQKLSVPSRLLMIGLAAPILALNFWTLASISNYFGVLIGIIVVASLLAFLLNYPVSWCVQRGLRREPASIIVALLAISILFGIGIVLIPIAFNQAQQLANRLPDWLESGRQQLILLSQQVEERGVSLNLDVLAVQAFDRLQGQLQTLTKSLLNIALGTVSSLLDILIDVLVTIILTFYLLQHGDALWDSLIDWLPEESQQPVSETLRSSFQNYFIGQLLFGICMTSVLVPTFLILKVPFGLLFGLTIGTMALIPFGGTVGIILVTCLVTLQNIWLGLKLLAAAVVVQQILDNLVAPKILGTMTGLNPAWVFISILIGAKAGGLIGVVIAVPTAVVIKTVLISLRSRMVSPDSASTPDIPVVSVESETTAQPVSRIS from the coding sequence ATGGATAAACCCAATTATTTTCATTGGTGGCAGAAGTTATCTGTACCCTCTCGCCTCCTAATGATCGGCTTAGCCGCACCGATTTTGGCCCTCAATTTTTGGACTTTAGCGTCTATCTCCAATTACTTTGGGGTGTTAATCGGGATTATTGTCGTGGCGTCGCTGCTGGCATTTCTCCTCAACTACCCGGTGAGCTGGTGCGTCCAGCGGGGACTGCGGCGAGAACCCGCATCGATTATTGTGGCGTTGTTGGCCATTTCCATTCTTTTTGGCATCGGCATTGTCCTGATTCCGATTGCCTTCAATCAGGCGCAACAACTAGCGAATCGTTTACCCGACTGGTTGGAATCAGGCCGCCAGCAGCTGATCTTGCTCAGCCAACAAGTGGAGGAACGAGGGGTCTCTCTAAATCTAGATGTGTTGGCCGTCCAAGCCTTTGATCGGCTCCAGGGCCAACTCCAAACCCTTACCAAAAGTCTGCTCAACATTGCCCTAGGAACGGTCAGCAGCCTTCTAGATATTCTAATCGATGTCCTCGTGACGATTATCCTGACCTTTTATCTACTTCAGCATGGTGATGCACTCTGGGACAGTTTGATTGATTGGCTTCCCGAAGAAAGTCAACAGCCTGTTTCCGAAACCCTCCGGTCTAGCTTCCAGAATTATTTTATTGGTCAGCTGCTGTTTGGCATCTGTATGACTTCAGTTCTAGTCCCCACGTTTTTAATTCTGAAAGTGCCCTTTGGCCTGCTGTTCGGTCTCACCATTGGCACAATGGCTCTTATCCCTTTTGGAGGAACCGTCGGCATTATCCTAGTGACGTGTTTGGTGACCCTGCAAAATATCTGGCTGGGCCTCAAACTTTTGGCTGCAGCAGTGGTGGTTCAGCAAATTTTAGATAACTTGGTAGCCCCCAAAATCTTGGGAACCATGACAGGGCTAAATCCAGCCTGGGTGTTCATTTCAATTTTGATTGGTGCAAAAGCTGGCGGGTTAATTGGGGTTGTCATTGCAGTGCCGACAGCTGTGGTGATTAAAACAGTGTTGATCAGTTTGCGATCGCGGATGGTATCACCCGATTCTGCATCTACCCCAGATATCCCAGTGGTCTCCGTAGAATCGGAAACCACAGCCCAGCCAGTGTCCCGCATCTCCTAA
- a CDS encoding MBL fold metallo-hydrolase produces MFLTWMDSNSWLIEIAGQRILLDPWLVGPLVFGNQPWFFKGERATTLDIPDSIDLILLSQGLPDHAHVPTLQQLDHTIPVIASENATKVVEELGYTKVTSIAHGETITWADRLQIQALPGSPIGPFLVENALVLTDQASQSRLYYEPHGFHAAAIDQLEAADVIIAPIQDLVLPLLGPFIQGGDFALEVIKKLQPQFILPTASGGEVEYSGILDKLLTMEGTIDEFRERLEENSCETHVLNPSPGERIEVLLSSSVPN; encoded by the coding sequence ATGTTTTTAACCTGGATGGATTCCAATAGTTGGCTGATCGAAATAGCCGGACAACGGATTCTATTAGATCCTTGGTTGGTTGGGCCTTTAGTTTTTGGGAATCAGCCTTGGTTCTTCAAAGGTGAACGCGCCACGACCCTCGATATTCCCGATTCGATTGATCTCATCTTGCTCTCCCAGGGGCTACCCGATCATGCCCATGTCCCTACTTTGCAGCAGTTAGACCACACCATTCCGGTCATTGCTTCTGAAAATGCCACCAAAGTAGTGGAAGAACTAGGCTATACCAAAGTCACTAGTATTGCCCATGGTGAGACCATCACTTGGGCAGACCGCCTCCAAATTCAGGCCTTACCCGGCTCACCCATTGGACCATTTCTAGTTGAGAATGCCTTAGTTCTCACTGACCAGGCATCCCAGAGCCGACTCTACTATGAACCCCACGGTTTCCATGCTGCAGCCATCGACCAGCTGGAAGCGGCGGATGTGATTATTGCTCCTATTCAGGATTTAGTACTACCGCTGCTGGGACCTTTTATCCAAGGAGGAGACTTTGCCCTAGAGGTGATCAAGAAGCTCCAACCCCAATTTATTCTGCCGACTGCCTCGGGGGGTGAGGTTGAATACAGCGGCATATTGGACAAATTGCTGACTATGGAAGGTACGATTGATGAATTTCGTGAGCGCCTGGAAGAGAATAGCTGTGAGACCCACGTGCTGAATCCTTCTCCTGGGGAACGCATCGAAGTTCTGCTCTCTTCTTCAGTGCCGAACTAA
- a CDS encoding EAL domain-containing protein, whose amino-acid sequence MQASTQILMIEDDDQDAELVRRYLAVKQAFPVQIERSKTLSDGINLLNHREGIDLILLDLCLSDAQGLETFYQVHQAFPAKPLIILSGNTDQSVVEEALQKGALDFLVKGQFDSTSLCRSVQYALKQPHQSVEIGYRDLTLDALTRQLKIAQQELERLAEVDKVTRVFNRCRFDEVYLSEWNRLTREGSHLSLVLCEIDNLPAYQEQHGAEACDYCLQRVAEEIAKVARRPADCVARYSGQTFMILLPNTDLAGATYLAEAIRTGVRSVPFPPEGLGVTNSPITLSLGVACQIPRAKVAPSLLIEAVHQALHFAREQGKDRVQIHHTGCADPDLHSNQTLHWVSRLLKALDKDQFQLYAQPIYPLSRGQKACSYEILLRLQDQPGIVCSPSLFLPMVEQYDFMTRIDRWVIKNLLANLETMPSLDELDARFFIHLSSATCRNGELFEFLDKQFSHSNRHVQRFCFEVTENVALSHLTSAVELSRFLKSMGCQIALDNFGSDMSAFMNLKHLPVDFVKIDGLLVRDIAQDQISRGIVESIHNVAKVMGMQTIAEHVESDVVLDAISSVGIDYAQGHYYDRAKPLLDVVSVTR is encoded by the coding sequence ATGCAGGCTAGTACGCAGATCTTGATGATTGAGGATGATGATCAAGATGCGGAGCTTGTGCGCAGATACTTGGCAGTCAAGCAGGCTTTCCCTGTCCAGATTGAGCGCAGCAAGACCTTGTCTGATGGCATTAATCTTCTCAATCATAGGGAGGGCATTGACTTAATCCTGTTGGATTTGTGTTTATCTGATGCTCAAGGATTAGAGACGTTTTATCAGGTACATCAAGCTTTTCCAGCCAAGCCGCTCATTATTTTAAGCGGCAATACAGATCAATCCGTGGTGGAGGAGGCTCTACAAAAAGGAGCATTAGATTTTCTAGTAAAAGGGCAGTTCGATAGCACATCTCTTTGCCGTTCGGTTCAATATGCCCTGAAACAACCGCATCAATCTGTTGAGATTGGGTATCGAGATCTCACCCTTGATGCTCTAACACGACAGCTAAAAATCGCTCAACAGGAGCTAGAACGACTAGCGGAAGTGGACAAGGTCACCCGAGTATTTAACCGCTGCCGGTTTGATGAAGTTTACCTGTCGGAATGGAACCGCTTGACGCGAGAAGGTTCTCATTTATCGTTGGTCCTGTGTGAAATTGATAATCTGCCGGCCTATCAAGAGCAACATGGGGCTGAAGCTTGCGATTACTGCTTGCAGCGAGTTGCTGAGGAAATTGCCAAAGTCGCTAGACGCCCTGCTGATTGTGTGGCTCGCTATAGTGGGCAAACCTTTATGATTCTGCTGCCCAATACAGATTTAGCCGGCGCAACCTATCTCGCAGAAGCGATCCGCACGGGGGTACGGTCAGTGCCGTTCCCCCCTGAAGGGCTCGGTGTAACGAATTCTCCGATCACCCTGAGTTTAGGGGTGGCTTGTCAAATTCCTCGGGCAAAGGTTGCGCCTTCATTGCTGATTGAAGCAGTGCATCAAGCCCTCCATTTTGCTCGCGAACAAGGGAAAGATCGAGTCCAGATTCATCATACGGGTTGTGCAGATCCAGACTTGCACTCCAACCAGACCTTGCATTGGGTGAGCCGATTATTAAAGGCCTTAGACAAGGACCAATTCCAGCTCTATGCTCAGCCCATTTACCCCCTGAGTCGGGGGCAAAAGGCTTGCAGTTATGAGATTCTATTGCGGTTACAGGATCAGCCTGGTATTGTTTGTTCCCCCAGTTTGTTTTTACCCATGGTGGAACAGTATGACTTTATGACTCGGATTGATCGATGGGTGATCAAAAACTTGCTGGCTAATCTGGAAACGATGCCCTCTTTGGATGAGCTGGATGCTCGGTTCTTTATTCACCTGTCGAGTGCAACCTGCCGAAATGGAGAGCTGTTTGAGTTTTTGGATAAACAGTTCTCTCATTCCAATCGTCATGTGCAGCGATTCTGTTTTGAGGTGACTGAAAACGTAGCCCTGAGTCATTTGACATCGGCGGTGGAATTGAGCCGTTTTCTCAAATCAATGGGATGTCAGATCGCTCTAGATAATTTTGGCAGTGATATGTCTGCTTTTATGAATTTGAAACATCTACCCGTCGATTTTGTGAAAATCGATGGGTTGCTGGTCCGAGATATTGCCCAAGATCAGATTTCTCGGGGCATTGTCGAGTCGATTCATAATGTGGCTAAGGTGATGGGGATGCAGACGATTGCGGAACATGTGGAGTCTGATGTCGTTCTGGATGCGATCTCAAGTGTGGGCATTGATTATGCTCAAGGGCACTACTATGATCGTGCCAAGCCTTTACTCGATGTAGTGTCAGTGACTCGCTGA
- a CDS encoding Tfp pilus assembly protein FimT/FimU yields the protein MGFTLTETIVLVVIIGIFATLSAPSFLGWLNQKKVDDALAKIEGAIKQTQREAIKRSQDCTVTIPKGIDQSISGNCLVTGSRQIEDVTIYYNHSAPHDISFNFKGLYTPPGTTLWVSIPNSSVRPKCLSISTGIGLMRTGNYDLGVDKCRRP from the coding sequence GTGGGTTTCACGCTAACTGAAACTATTGTCCTAGTCGTCATTATTGGTATCTTTGCGACCTTATCCGCTCCCAGTTTTTTGGGTTGGCTCAATCAGAAAAAAGTGGATGATGCTCTCGCCAAAATTGAAGGGGCCATTAAGCAAACCCAAAGGGAAGCCATCAAACGAAGTCAGGATTGTACTGTCACGATTCCAAAAGGGATTGATCAAAGTATTTCTGGAAACTGCCTAGTTACAGGGAGTCGCCAAATTGAAGATGTAACTATCTACTATAACCATTCCGCTCCTCACGATATATCCTTCAACTTCAAGGGATTATATACCCCTCCAGGGACTACACTATGGGTTTCTATCCCTAATAGTTCTGTTAGGCCCAAATGTCTCTCAATCTCTACAGGAATTGGCCTTATGCGTACCGGCAACTATGATTTGGGAGTGGACAAATGCAGAAGACCTTAA
- a CDS encoding SpoIID/LytB domain-containing protein, translated as MTRTIVNMTRNLAQPFPSPLGLFKRRWWVPILASASVCLIFDGVVLEPFTTSSDGNSSGRVWAQALNTQPLNPRIKVSIQQRFGRKPTDKLTVQALPGDKLTLQFTTGKQLQTLTTDKVEFAITPIPLKQPRWEERVVLSVHRSFETAETKANELKALGIPVEIAQPKQWQVWAKRDQYPTSADRILLIDTLKQQGYDNVFLHRRRLRDKPQLSFVTNGTQYKRSIVSITSKKQQFQVGEALHYGSLRFQPNTYGTYTLVNKVPTETYLRGVVPYEIGFNAPTTAIEAQTIIARTYALRNLRRFQIDGYELCADTQCQVYKGIAKTDPIVDRAIKATTGQVLTHKDELVDALYSSTTGGVTAAFQEVWEGTPRPYLTAKIDALPRGTWDLTTRSLAEESNLKAFINLKQGFNEASWKTFRWQTETPITELNGFLRKFLRQSKHPLANFKTIQKLEVIERSHGGRVQKLQVTTNLGSLTLTKDDILRGFEAPNSLLFYVEPRYQTVKPQPSPPVDATQSKPESISSVQPIRPTAAAKPRKMLKGYVFVGGGFGHGVGLSQTGSYHLSNLGWSATKILNFYYPGTTVQPLNDSIVFWQQPSTPVVPSQSVPAELKPQSNQGNRLISQKMPFLKSFQWVFDWIPFL; from the coding sequence ATGACGCGAACTATCGTAAATATGACTCGAAATTTGGCTCAGCCGTTCCCCTCTCCATTAGGACTATTCAAACGTCGTTGGTGGGTGCCCATTTTGGCAAGTGCCAGTGTGTGTCTGATCTTCGATGGAGTCGTACTGGAGCCATTTACAACATCTTCTGATGGGAATAGCTCTGGTCGGGTATGGGCTCAAGCTCTTAATACACAACCCCTTAATCCCCGCATCAAAGTCAGTATTCAGCAGCGTTTTGGTCGCAAACCTACGGATAAACTGACGGTTCAAGCCCTTCCGGGGGACAAACTGACGCTTCAATTTACGACGGGTAAACAGCTACAGACCTTGACTACGGATAAAGTAGAGTTTGCCATTACGCCCATTCCTTTAAAGCAGCCTCGATGGGAAGAACGGGTGGTCTTGAGTGTTCATCGTAGTTTTGAGACAGCCGAAACTAAAGCGAATGAATTGAAGGCTTTGGGGATTCCGGTGGAAATTGCCCAGCCCAAGCAGTGGCAGGTATGGGCCAAGCGCGATCAATATCCCACCTCAGCCGATCGGATTTTATTAATCGATACCCTTAAGCAGCAAGGCTATGACAATGTATTTCTGCATCGGCGTCGATTACGTGACAAGCCTCAGCTTAGTTTTGTCACCAATGGGACTCAGTACAAACGCAGTATTGTCAGTATCACCAGCAAGAAACAGCAGTTTCAAGTGGGTGAAGCGTTGCACTACGGCAGTTTGAGGTTTCAGCCCAATACCTATGGGACCTATACCCTGGTGAATAAGGTGCCAACGGAAACCTATCTTCGGGGGGTTGTTCCCTATGAAATTGGTTTTAATGCACCCACAACCGCCATTGAGGCGCAAACGATTATTGCCCGTACCTATGCATTACGTAACCTTAGGCGCTTTCAGATCGATGGGTATGAGTTATGTGCGGATACCCAATGCCAAGTTTATAAAGGAATCGCTAAAACCGATCCCATCGTGGATCGTGCTATTAAAGCAACAACAGGACAGGTGCTAACCCACAAGGATGAATTAGTGGATGCCCTCTATTCTTCCACTACGGGTGGAGTGACGGCTGCTTTTCAGGAGGTTTGGGAGGGAACACCTCGACCTTACCTAACGGCTAAAATTGATGCCCTACCCCGAGGAACATGGGATTTAACCACTCGCAGCTTGGCGGAAGAGTCGAATTTGAAAGCTTTTATTAACCTTAAGCAAGGTTTTAATGAAGCGTCTTGGAAGACCTTTCGCTGGCAGACAGAAACGCCCATCACCGAACTCAATGGATTTTTGCGCAAATTTCTACGTCAGTCTAAGCATCCCTTGGCTAATTTCAAAACCATTCAAAAGCTGGAAGTGATTGAGAGATCCCACGGTGGCAGGGTCCAGAAGCTGCAGGTCACAACGAACTTAGGCAGTCTGACCTTAACCAAGGATGATATTTTACGGGGATTTGAAGCGCCCAATAGCTTGCTCTTTTACGTTGAGCCTAGGTATCAAACGGTGAAACCTCAACCTTCTCCCCCAGTAGACGCGACTCAATCCAAACCAGAATCGATTTCATCGGTGCAGCCGATCCGTCCAACGGCGGCGGCTAAACCTCGGAAAATGCTCAAGGGATATGTCTTTGTTGGTGGGGGCTTTGGACATGGTGTGGGCCTGAGTCAGACGGGATCTTATCACCTGAGTAATTTAGGCTGGTCAGCGACTAAAATTCTCAATTTTTATTATCCTGGGACAACAGTTCAACCGTTGAATGACAGCATTGTGTTTTGGCAGCAGCCATCTACTCCTGTGGTTCCTAGTCAATCGGTTCCCGCTGAACTCAAGCCGCAGAGCAATCAGGGTAACCGGCTCATTAGCCAGAAGATGCCGTTCCTGAAATCGTTCCAATGGGTCTTTGACTGGATACCTTTTTTGTAG
- a CDS encoding type II secretion system protein J, whose amino-acid sequence MQKTLTPPVRLVLLLPRTTFPDRGRSNGFTLPELLVASLILSLVITLAGLGLIQLLRANERNTVEAERQSELNRALDFIVNDIKTATSVSVSDIPSRPNYLGVFKLTKVEGEGATRQEFEFAYYTAPKSASAIWRGPRTVYRQQIAPALAGPSTYALVDAIASVDPTCTGSGNSPSTSKGLKVFVQDNSYVKLCLVGQLNDSRTLLLETQAFTRGS is encoded by the coding sequence ATGCAGAAGACCTTAACTCCGCCAGTCAGGCTTGTCTTGCTTTTACCAAGAACTACTTTCCCTGATCGAGGCCGTTCTAATGGCTTTACACTGCCAGAATTATTAGTTGCATCCCTAATTCTGAGCTTGGTGATTACCCTAGCGGGTCTTGGTTTGATTCAGCTCTTGAGAGCCAACGAACGCAATACAGTTGAAGCAGAACGACAGTCGGAACTGAATAGAGCTTTAGACTTTATCGTCAATGATATTAAAACTGCTACGTCGGTATCAGTCAGTGATATTCCTTCGAGACCTAATTATCTAGGAGTGTTTAAGCTAACAAAAGTCGAAGGTGAAGGAGCCACGAGGCAAGAATTTGAATTTGCTTATTATACGGCTCCGAAAAGTGCGAGTGCCATATGGAGAGGACCAAGAACTGTTTATCGCCAGCAAATTGCACCAGCACTGGCTGGACCGTCCACATATGCGTTGGTGGATGCGATCGCAAGCGTAGATCCTACCTGTACAGGCAGCGGGAACAGCCCTTCAACCAGCAAAGGCCTCAAAGTCTTTGTCCAAGATAATTCCTACGTCAAGCTCTGCTTAGTCGGTCAGCTCAACGATTCAAGAACATTACTCCTGGAAACTCAGGCTTTCACCAGAGGATCTTAG